The following proteins come from a genomic window of Rutidosis leptorrhynchoides isolate AG116_Rl617_1_P2 chromosome 10, CSIRO_AGI_Rlap_v1, whole genome shotgun sequence:
- the LOC139873385 gene encoding glycine-rich RNA-binding protein GRP1A-like: MASADVEYRCFVGGLAWATTDRSLEEAFSQYGEIVDSKIIQDRETGRSRGFGFVTFKEEQCLRDAIEGMNGQSLDGRNITVNEAQSRSGGGGGGGRREGGYGGGGGRRDGGYGGGGGGYGGDRREGGGGGYGGGRDRGYGGGGYGGGRDSRGGGESEGRW; encoded by the exons ATGGCTTCCGCAGACGTTGAGTACAGATGTTTCGTCGGTGGCCTTGCTTGGGCCACAACTGACCGATCACTAGAGGAAGCATTCTCTCAATATGGAGAAATCGTCGATTCGAAG ATCATTCAAGATCGGGAGACTGGTAGATCAAGAGGATTTGGATTCGTAACATTCAAGGAGGAACAATGTTTGAGAGACGCAATTGAAGGAATGAACGGTCAAAGCCTTGACGGACGTAACATCACCGTCAACGAGGCGCAAAGCCGAAGCGGTGGAGGCGGAGGCGGTGGTCGTCGTGAAGGCGGATACGGTGGAGGCGGTGGTCGCCGTGACGGAGGATacggaggtggtggtggtggttatggAGGTGATCGCCGTGAAGGAGGAGGTGGTGGTTATGGTGGTGGACGTGATCGTGGTTATGGCGGTGGTGGTTATGGTGGTGGACGTGATTCCAGGGGAGGAGGTGAATCTGAAGGAAGATggtga